A stretch of Paenibacillus peoriae DNA encodes these proteins:
- a CDS encoding helix-turn-helix transcriptional regulator: MALSDNFKKLRIKYHLTQQELAEIAGVTNKAISAWESGLSEPRMGAIEKIARHFHIKKSNIIEDDGIEHISSDQV, translated from the coding sequence GTGGCTTTAAGTGACAATTTTAAAAAATTACGTATAAAATATCATTTGACTCAACAAGAACTTGCTGAGATCGCTGGGGTTACCAATAAAGCAATTTCAGCTTGGGAGAGCGGACTTTCTGAACCACGGATGGGTGCTATAGAAAAGATAGCTCGTCATTTCCATATCAAAAAAAGCAACATTATTGAAGACGATGGTATTGAACACATAAGCTCTGATCAAGTGTAG